One segment of Podospora pseudopauciseta strain CBS 411.78 chromosome 5 map unlocalized CBS411.78m_5.2, whole genome shotgun sequence DNA contains the following:
- a CDS encoding uncharacterized protein (EggNog:ENOG503NV12; COG:P) codes for MSRRRRELAQNHPRTVVLISRCRSWLPPLNFITIHYAYFISVCLVSSLVFWGSSSPAWSISYTDSLFLVVSAMTEAGLNTVNLSQLTTWQQSLLFLLIIFGSSIWVSIWTVMTRKHAFEQRFRDVIQSERRRRTSHGGSALSLGRLPNFRSSWRSLSSHTAQHQPAAYRLSSMDNQHVSLPQTNRPEADATTNFGGACINGEASENTNPTHIAFVDTHLPDMQVHNGIKATSTAAQHVPLDNQPVYRSVLAHGRPEEGTKCHSGMRSFLTHRSSNRNAQFYDLTNEEREQLGGCEYRALKVLALLVPVYFVLWQSLGCIALGAWINNNQAELPLRNGINPWWLGIFNGASAFNNSGMSLLDANMIPFQNSCFVLVTMGLMILAGNTAYPVFLRLSVWSLLRLLSLVTREEEYNPLKDTLKFILQYPRRIYTSLFPARATWWLLFMLVLLNSIDWVAFEVLNIGNPPIENIPPGSRVLDGLFQAIAVRSGGFYVVPIPSVYIGLQVLYVIMMYISAYPVVVTMRHSNVYEERSLGIYVEDDAPDSDPEQSPLPHHGPPPSRVSPQGGLSALHRAFSWTVTCHGVGARSPSSLRRPESRISFISQQIHGQLAHDLWWLSLAILVIVTINTSNFMADPINFSVFNVIFEVVSAYGCVGISVGVPHDSYSFCGGWHPVSKLLLCVVMLRGRHRGLPVALDRAVRLPGEELEQEEEEDHQIRMSMGGNRRVSSEA; via the exons ATGTCGCGTCGACGGCGTGAACTTGCGCAAAACCACCCTCGGACCGTGGTACTTATCTCTCGTTGTCGTTCTTGGCTCCCGCCGTTGAACTTCATAACCATCCATTATGCCTACTTCATCAGCGTTTGTCTGGTCTCGTCACTTGTCTTTTGGGGGTCGTCCAGTCCAGCTTGGAGCATCAGCTATACTGACAGCTTGTTCCTGGTTGTATCCGCCATGACGGAAGCTGGCTTGAACACAGTCAACCTAAGTCAACTGACAACGTGGCAGCAGTCGCTACTTTTTCTCCTCATCATATTTGGCAGCTCCATCTGGGTGTCTATATGGACGGTCATGACGAGGAAACACGCCTTCGAGCAACGCTTCCGGGATGTGATTCAATCAGAGCGCCGGCGACGAACTTCTCATGGAGGAAGCGCTCTCAGTCTCGGCAGATTACCGAATTTTCGTTCATCTTGGCGATCGCTATCATCGCACACAGCCCAGCACCAACCCGCAGCTTACAGACTGAGTTCCATGGATAATCAGCACGTTTCGCTTCCCCAAACGAACCGGCCCGAGGCtgatgccaccaccaactttgGTGGAGCTTGTATCAATGGCGAAGCCTCCGAAAACACAAATCCCACTCATATCGCTTTTGTAGACACTCATCTCCCGGACATGCAAGTCCACAATGGGATCAAGGCCACGTCAACAGCGGCCCAACATGTCCCCCTCGACAACCAGCCAGTATACCGAAGCGTACTCGCTCATGGCAGGCCAGAAGAGGGCACAAAGTGTCATTCTGGCATGCGAAGCTTCCTCACTCATCGTTCCAGCAATAGAAACGCTCAGTTCTACGACCTGACCAACGAAGAACGGGAACAGCTAGGCGGTTGCGAGTATCGAGCGCTCAAAGTCCTTGCCTTGCTTGTGCCTGTCTACTTTGTCCTCTGGCAGTCTCTTGGCTGCATCGCGCTCGGTGCCtggatcaacaacaaccaagccGAGCTGCCGCTGAGAAATGGAATAAACCCCTGGTGGCTGGGGATATTCAACGGCGCCTCGGCATTCAACAATTCAGGAATGTCGCTCTTGGATGCCAATATGATTCCCTTTCAGAACTCATGCTTTGTTCTTGTCACCATGGGGCTGATGATTCTCGCCGGCAATACGGCCTATCCTGTCTTTTTGAGGCTCAGTGTTTGGTCTCTCTTAAGGTTGTTATCTCTGGTGACACGAGAGGAGGAGTACAACCCCCTTAAGGACACCTTGAAATTTATTCTTCAGTACCCGCGCCGCATCTATACCAGCCTCTTTCCCGCTCGCGCCACTTGGTGGCTATTGTTTATGCTCGTTTTGCTGAACAGCATTGACTGGGTCGCTTTCGAGGTTCTCAACATTGGCAACCCACCTATCGAAAACATACCTCCTGGATCTCGCGTGCTTGATGGGTTGTTTCAAGCTATTG CCGTACGTTCGGGTGGGTTTTATGTtgttcccatcccatcagtATACATCGGACTGCAAGTCTTGTATGTGATCATGATGTATATATCAGCGTACCCGGTGGTGGTCACGATGCGACATTCAAACGTCTATGAAGAGCGGTCTCTTGGTATCTATGTTGAAGACGATGCGCCTGATTCAGATCCAGAACaatctcccctccctcatcacgGTCCGCCACCCAGTAGGGTTTCCCCTCAAGGCGGCCTGTCAGCACTTCACCGAGCGTTTAGTTGGACGGTCACATGTCATGGTGTTGGGGCTCGgtcaccttcttctctccgGAGGCCCGAGTCGCGCATCAGCTTCATCAGCCAGCAGATACACGGACAATTGGCCCACGACCTCTGGTGGTTAAGTCTGGCGATTTTGGTCATCGTTACCATCAATACGAGCAACTTCATGGCAGATCCCATCAACTTCAGTGTTTTCAACGTCATATTCGAGGTGGTGTCGGCGTATGGCTGCGTTGGCATCAGCGTTGGAGTACCACACGACTCATACAGCTTCTGTGGGGGTTGGCATCCCGTGTCAAAACTCTTACTTTGTGTTGTCATGCTTCGTGGCAGGCACAGGGGGTTACCGGTCGCCCTAGATAGGGCTGTTCGACTTCCCGgtgaggagcttgagcaggaagaggaggaggatcatCAGATTAGGATGAGCATGGGGGGCAACCGTCGAGTTAGCAGTGAAGCCTAG
- the FPR2_2 gene encoding Peptidyl-prolyl cis-trans isomerase fpr2 (COG:O; EggNog:ENOG503P579), which produces MQGLLLSLSLLASAAVGVLASDDLKIDVTLPVECDRVTKKGDKINVHYKGTLKSNGEKFDSSYDRQSPFSFKLGAGMVIKGWDEGLVDMCIGEKRTLTIGPSYGYGDRNVGPIPAGSTLVFETELVGIEGVPKPESIVTKSATDTPESTASAKVVEKVASVAKQAAEVVETIIADTDDTQEHNEL; this is translated from the exons ATGCAAGGCCTTCTGCTCTCGCTTTCCCTGCTCGCCTCGGCAGCTGTCGGCGTCCTCGCCTCCGATGACCTCAAGATCGATGTCACGCTCCCCGTTGAGTGCGATCGCGTGACCAAGAAGGGCGACAAGATCAATGTCCATTACAAGGGCACACTCAAGTCCAATGGCGAGAAGTTCGATTCAA GCTACGACCGTCAATCGCCATTCTCATTCAAGCTTGGAGCTGGCATGGTTATCAAGGG TTGGGACGAGGGTCTCGTCGATATGTGCATCGGCGAGAAGCGGACATTGACCATTGGCCCAAGCTACGGCTATGGTGACCGCAATGTTGGACCTATTCCCGCTGGATCTACTCTTG TCTTCGAAACGGAATTGGTTGGCATTGAGGGTGTGCCAAAACCCGAATCGATTGTTACCAAGTCGGCCACCGATACTCCCGAGTCCACGGCAAGCGCGAAGGTTGTTGAAAAGGTGGCCAGCGTCGCCAAGCAGGCggctgaggttgttgagaccATCATTGCCGACACCGACGATACTCAGGAGCACAACGAGCTCTAG
- a CDS encoding uncharacterized protein (COG:S; EggNog:ENOG503P3UG): MLLLKRVIQKQLWFPALVLLWLHHCPTQLLLDQIGQTSKRNLIKMTDQDANVVSQAPVDETPISPSRPNPARKNSLEHHLAHRPDRQELINKNILPASTAAPAIQAQQKELEKHMRADSLNEKIAHRPAPETMLEKHIIHEDPRSPEDKYAEAIEDEYAKREGGA, from the exons ATGCTCTTATTGAAGAGAGTGATACAAAAGCAGCTGTGGTTCCCCGCACTGGTTTTGCTCTGGCTTCATCACTGCCCAACACAATTACTCCTCGATCAAATTGGACAAACATCAAAACGAAACCTCATCAAAATGACCGACCAAGATGCGAATGTCGTAAGCCAAGCCCCTGTCGACGAGACTCCCATTTCGCCCAGTCgacccaacccagccagGAAGAACTCGCTCGAGCACCACCTGGCGCATCGCCCAGATCGCCAGGAGCTCATTAATA AAAACATCCTTCCCGCCTCAACCGCAGCGCCGGCTATCCAAGCCCAACAGAAAGAG CTCGAGAAACACATGCGTGCCGACTCCCTCAATGAAAAGATCGCCCATCGCCCTGCGCCCGAGACAATGTTGGAGAAACACATCATCCACGAGGACCCCCGTTCGCCCGAGGACAAGTACGCCGAGGCTATCGAGGACGAATATGCTAAGAGGGAGGGCGGTGCGTAG
- the RTC5 gene encoding Restriction of telomere capping protein 5 (EggNog:ENOG503NXSI; COG:S) produces the protein MWGTRGDCFSPNFFLCTPTYTSSSIHPVHVVTMGQTQSDQRRPPPSREELTKELAAKFADKCFTSLEIYSFKEVFKSLVDQEHNVRHLKEDTIARFLEIPDVLGVSPVIFQMISYIGAFPFLRDAPAVLGLEEMVMVITIMTDRYQRVLATGADDRKKLLFKSLAVYDRKLSEHVNRDKSPVIDGSGAPANSSHASGFAVDIAGDDEDDLGCEDEDDLVLAALDSLDYANVGKLEDGPPPNHALIPAGNFKKIIMLLLLVAPLGAQESLSSHANRVVGKELEELGVVADCIVAAFLDVEHSPGIRFSRFNSIIPSSMPFVFSGFTPLFEHFLFSKTLDFHERVGGSTVVPDVVQPLLQDKGSLLNLSIMSQLSFFIPGESLFRKLRLLYAGGEDGFSMGSFETKVFNWRAPTILLVHGICLPDETHRAGGAETAFLSTLPPRRYPSGNRAIGERVTFGVYLSQPWRHTHRECFGDSDSILFQLQPVHDVFRGSPSNKDYASFTKPSASTPIGGVSFGCPPPQPTQAYRRSSTISMGPVSLVMDSSFEFGCFTHNYTSRGSSAFQGSACRKFDFQDRFEISDLEVWGCGGDEEAKHQAERWAWEAREAEARRRINLGTGDIEADRALLEMAGLIGGNRSGGSMM, from the exons ATGTGGGGCACACGAGGCGACTGCTTTAGCCCCAACTTCTTCCTGTGTACTCCAACCTACACTTCCTCATCGATACACCCCGTACATGTAGTTACCATGGGCCAAACTCAATCAGACCAAAGACGGCCTCCTCCGTCTCGAGAGGAGTTGACTAAGGAATTG GCCGCCAAGTTTGCCGACAAATGCTTCACCTCTCTTGAGATCTACTCATTCAAAGAGGTCTTCAAGAGTCTCGTAGACCAGGAACATAATGTCCGCCATCTCAAAGAGGATACCATTGCGCGCTTTCTTGAGATACCGGATGTGCTGGGTGTGTCGCCAGTTATATTTCAGATGATATCATATATAGGCGCCTTTCCATTCTTGCGAGATGCTCCAGCAGTGCTGGGCTTGGAGGAAATGGTCATGGTCATCACCATTATGACCGATCGATACCAGAGGGTATTAGCAACGGGTGCTGACGACAGGAAGAAATTGCTGTTCAAGAGTCTGGCTGTCTATGACCGGAAGCTGTCCGAACATGTCAACAGGGACAAGTCGCCTGTCATCGACGGCTCAGGAGCGCCCGCTAATTCCTCACACGCTTCTGGTTTTGCTGTCGACATTGcaggagatgatgaagatgacctGGGttgtgaggatgaggacgaccTTGTCCTTGCTGCCTTGGATTCGCTGGATTATGCCAACGTTGGCAAACTTGAAGATGGACCCCCACCCAATCACGCACTGATTCCGGCGGGCAACTTCAAGAAGATCATCATGTTGCTGCTTCTCGTTGCTCCATTAGGCGCCCAGGAGAGCCTATCTTCACATGCGAATCGTGTTGTTGGGAAGGAGCTTGAGGAATTGGGGGTCGTTGCTGACTGTATCGTGGCGGCTTTCCTCGACGTAGAGCATTCACCGGGCATCAGGTTTTCTCGGTTCAATTCGATAATCCCCTCGTCGATGCCATTCGTTTTCTCTGGGTTCACTCCTCTATTTGAACACTTTTTGTTCTCCAAAACTCTCGACTTCCACGAACGCGTGGGCGGCTCCACTGTCGTGCCTGACGTGGTTCAACCTCTCCTGCAGGACAAAGGCTCTCTCCTTAACCTGAGCATCATGTCGCAGCTCTCTTTCTTCATTCCTGGCGAATCTCTCTTTCGCAAGCTCCGATTACTGTACGCagggggggaagatgggTTCAGCATGGGCAGTTTTGAAACGAAAGTCTTCAACTGGAGAGCACCGACCATACTGCTGGTACATGGGATCTGTCTACCGGACGAAACCCATAGGGCAGGTGGTGCGGAGACGGCATTCCTGTCAACACTACCCCCACGGCGGTACCCCTCTGGCAATCGCGCCATTGGCGAGAGAGTAACGTTTGGGGTTTACCTGAGTCAGCCATGGAGGCACACACATCGCGAGTGCTTTGGGGATTCGGATTCGATACTGTTTCAACTCCAGCCTGTGCATGATGTCTTCCGAGGATCCCCGAGCAACAAGGACTATGCTTCTTTCACAAAACCCTCGGCATCTACCCCGATTGGCGGCGTGTCATTTGGctgcccaccaccgcaacctaCACAAGCATATCGCCGGTCAAGCACCATATCAATGGGCCCCGTATCGCTTGTCATGGATAGCAGTTTCGAATTTGGATGTTTCACCCACAACTACACCTCGCGAGGTAGTAGTGCTTTCCAGGGAAGCGCTTGCAGGAAATTCGACTTCCAAGATCGCTTCGAGATTTCAGATCTGGAGGTCTGGGGTTGCGGCGGGGACGAGGAAGCCAAGCACCAGGCCGAGCGATGGGCCTGGGAGGCTAGAGAGGCCGAGGCGAGACGTAGAATCAACCTTGGGACGGGTGATATCGAGGCCGACCGTGCCCTCTTAGAGATGGCTGGACTCATAGGGGGGAATCGAAGTGGTGGGAGTATGATGTAA
- the RCF1 gene encoding Respiratory supercomplex factor 1, mitochondrial (EggNog:ENOG503P3F9; BUSCO:EOG09264J8E; COG:U) — MPNGPLSNRPLPSSFDSNDDFYNENGFQKVLRRLKEEPLVPIGCLLTVAAFTNAYRAMRRGDHAKVQKMFRARVAAQAFTVVAMVAGGMYYQADRHKQKELWKLRQQKDAEEKHQKWIRELEARDAEEKALQERLDKRRKRAAERAGGTGTESVAAQARAALRESKAGKTETGESTSTEANQADGGVFGSLGGWFGGSKKAPEDTTPALESKPEDPKN, encoded by the exons ATGCCGAACGGACCCCTCTCCAACCGACCCCTTCCCTCGTCATTTGACAGCAACGA TGACTTTTACAATGAGAATGGCTTCCAAAAGGTCCTTCGCCGCCTGAAGGAGGAACCGCTCGTCCCAATCGGATGTCTCCTCACCGTTGCCGCCTTCACCAACGCCTACCGTGCCATGCGCCGCGGCGACCATGCAAAGGTGCAGAAGATGTTCCGTGCCCGTGTGGCCGCCCAGGCATTTACCGTTGTTGCCATGGTCGCTGGCGGCATGTACTACCAGGCCGACCGCCACAAGCAGAAGGAGCTTTGGAAGCTGCGGCAGCAAaaggatgccgaggagaagcATCAGAAGTGGATCAGGGAGCTGGAAGCCCGcgatgccgaggagaaggctctCCAAGAACGGCTTGACAAGAGGCGGAAGAGGGCAGCTGAGCGCGCTGGTGGCACAGGCACCGAAAGTGTTGCTGCTCAGGCAAGGGCAGCCTTGAGAGAGTCCAAAGCTGGAAAAACCGAAACAGGCGAGTCCACCTCAACCGAGGCGAACCAGGCGGATGGAGGGGTGTTTGGCTCACTCGGTGGATGGTTTGGCGGATCCAAAAAGGCACCAGAAGACACAACACCGGCATTAGAGTCCAAGCCAGAAGACCCGAAGAACTAA
- the ILV1 gene encoding threonine deaminase (EggNog:ENOG503NUWH; BUSCO:EOG09261O4Y; COG:E): protein MASTNSNAPRHEGSVAEQTAGHVNGDYVVNGVPQLPTAFRNGNGGLGAGGLPRNMSLNSFALTEYSAKPTPPAEDKKDEVKKVVPDEYLLPNGNPDLIILRVQYLRLIITSYPRVREVCKETPLVHAVGLSNRLERKVLLKREDEQPVFSFKLRGAYNKMAHLDATESWKGVVCCSAGNHAQGVAYSARRLKIPATIVMPQGTPSIKHLNVSRMGGHVVLHGADFDEAKEECARREKQDGLINIPPFDDPYVIAGQGTIGMEILSQTNLQKLDAIFCCVGGGGLIAGVGVYVKRIAPHVKIIGVETYDADAMTQSLDKGERVLLKDVGLFADGAAVKITGEETFRICQEVVDEMVRVTTDEACAAIKDMFEDTRSIIEPAGALAIAGLKKWVAANPTPDPTRSVVAITSGANMNFDRLGFVAARATYGEGREALLAARIPESPGAFAELINAVMPHSVTEFSYRYASPTEANVLLGISLTAVGNERAQQLQSVISRIKESGTMDITDLSNDELAKSHIRYMVGGRSSVPNERLYTFRFPERPGALERFLQTLRVKYNVSLFQYRNHGGDIGQVLTGIVCPNEEIGELETFLKKIGYPWEDCTDAPVFKTFLRSES, encoded by the exons ATGGCTTCCACAAATTCGAATGCACCTCGTCATGAGGGGAGTGTGGCAGAGCAGACGGCCGGCCATGTTAACGGTGACTATGTGGTCAATGGCGTGCCACAGCTGCCCACCGCATTccgcaacggcaacggcggcCTTGGTGCTGGGGGTTTGCCCAGGAACATGTCGCTGAACAGCTTCGCTCTGACAGAGTACAGCGCAAAGCCAACGCCCCCCGCTGAAGACAAGAAAGATGAAGTGAAAAAGGTCGTGCCAGACGAGTATCTGCTACCGAATGGTAACCCAGAT CTTATTATCCTACGTGTACAGTATCTTCGCCTTATCATCACCTCCTACCCGCGGGTGAGAGAGGTGTGCAAAGAAACTCCTTTGGTGCACGCTGTTGGCCTGAGCAACCGACTGGAGCGCAAGGTCCTGTTGAAGCGCGAGGATGAGCAACCGGTATTCAGTTTCAAACTCAGAGGAGCGTACAACAAGATGGCTCATCTCGACGCTACCGAGTCCTGGAAGGGTGTCGTTTGTTGCAGCGCTGGCAATCATGCTCAGGGGGTTGCTTACTCGGCCCGCAGGTTGAAAATCCCAGCCACTATTGTGATGCCCCAGGGCACACCAAGCATCAAGCATCTCAATGTATCGAGAATGGGCGGACACGTTGTTCTTCACGGcgccgactttgacgaggccaaggaggaatGTGCTCGGCGGGAAAAGCAGGATGGCCTGATAAACATTCCCCCGTTCGACGACCCTTATGTTATTGCCGGCCAAGGAACTATCGGCATGGAGATTCTCTCACAAACAAACCTGCAGAAGCTTGATGCCATCTTCTGCTGCGTGGGTGGAGGCGGCCTGATCGCCGGCGTTGGTGTGTACGTCAAGCGTATTGCACCGCATGTCAAGATCATTGGCGTGGAAACGTACGACGCGGATGCGATGACTCAGTCTCTCGACAAGGGGGAGCGTGTGCTTCTCAAGGATGTTGGGTTGTTCGCCGATGGCGCCGCGGTCAAGATTACGGGCGAGGAAACGTTCCGTATTTGTCAGGAGGTTGTGGACGAAATGGTTCGGGTAACCACAGACGAGGCCTGTGCCGCTATCAAGGACATGTTTGAGGATACCAGGTCTATCATTGAACCAGCTGGTGCCTTGGCCATTGCCGGTCTGAAGAAGTGGGTGGCCGCCAATCCAACCCCGGATCCTACACGGTCTGTCGTGGCCATCACATCCGGCGCAAACATGAACTTTGACCGCTTGGGCTTTGTTGCAGCCCGTGCTACGTACGGCGAGGGAAGAGAGGCTTTACTTGCAGCCCGCATCCCAGAAAGCCCGGGAGCCTTCGCTGAACTCATCAATGCAGTCATGCCTCACTCTGTCACCGAGTTTAGCTATCGTTACGCCAGCCCAACCGAAGCAAATGTGCTCCTAGGTATCTCATTAACCGCCGTTGGTAATGAACGCGCACAGCAACTGCAGTCGGTTATCAGCCGCATCAAGGAGTCCGGCACCATGGATATTACCGATCTGTCCAACGACGAGTTAGCAAAGAGTCACATTCGATACATGGTTGGTGGCCGTTCTAGTGTGCCTAACGAGCGTCTGTACACTTTCCGATTCCCAGAACGGCCCGGTGCTCTTGAGCGCTTCCTACAGACCTTGCGTGTCAAATACAACGTCAGTCTGTTCCAGTACAGAAACCACGGTGGTGATATTGGGCAGGTTTTGACAGGCATCGTTTGCCCGAACGAGGAGATTGGCGAACTAGAAACATTCCTCAAGAAGATCGGCTATCCGTGGGAGGACTGCACAGATGCACCGGTGTTCAAGACATTCTTACGGTCGGAGTCATAG